One genomic region from Rosa rugosa chromosome 1, drRosRugo1.1, whole genome shotgun sequence encodes:
- the LOC133727210 gene encoding protein WALLS ARE THIN 1-like — protein sequence MSVSMLVFSVYRNVTALLLLIPFAYFLEKKDRPPLNISLVMKFFLLGLLGVTCNQGLYLFGLKNTSPTFVSTIENAVPAITFLMAALFRQTN from the exons ATGAGTGTAAGCATGCTTGTTTTCTCAGTTTACAGGAATGTCACCGCGCTGCTTCTGCTGATTCCATTTGCATACTTTTTGGAGAA GAAAGATAGACCACCACTGAATATTTCCCTTGTCATGAAGTTTTTTCTCCTAGGACTTCTTGG GGTGACATGCAATCAAGGCTTGTATCTCTTTGGTTTAAAGAACACCTCCCCCACATTTGTTTCGACAATAGAGAATGCAGTCCCTGCAATAACATTTCTCATGGCTGCCTTATTCAGGCAAACAAATTAG
- the LOC133727209 gene encoding protein WALLS ARE THIN 1-like, with product MADEAGSHGKRVCMVPERARIHMALTFLQSSNAVQHIVIRSVLNMGVNQLIFPVYRSITALLLLFPFAYFLERKDRPPLNISLVMQFFLLGLIGVTCNQGFYLLGLENTSATFVSAVENAVPAGTFLMAAVLRIEQVHLNRKDGKAKVLGVLASVAGASVITFYKGPTIYVPPRTSPSGQSHMLLSLFGDAREKNWTFGCICAIGHCVCWFSWIVLQGPVLKKYPARLSVTSFTLFFGILQLSAIAAYVERDSQEWQIHSGSAILGILYVGVVASAMSYAIQLWAIDKGGPVFVSVYMPLQTLLVDIMDSVIMGAQFYLGGIVGAVLIVAGLYLVVWGKSKESKFGKEMKLKTSPVPLNIDNQIKYYSEEEKESSLVQPLLPTSSK from the exons ATGGCTGATGAGGCCGGTTCACATGGCAAGAGAGTGTGTATGGTGCCTGAACGTGCGAGGATTCACATGGCTTTAACTTTCCTGCAGTCGAGCAATGCAGTGCAACATATCGTCATCAGGAGTGTGCTTAACATGGGTGTAAACCAGCTTATTTTCCCAGTTTACAGGAGCATCACCgcgctgcttctgctttttccgTTTGCATACTTTTTGGAGAG AAAAGATAGACCACCACTGAATATATCCCTTGTTATGCAGTTTTTTCTCCTGGGACTTATTGG GGTCACCTGCAATCAAGGATTCTACCTCTTGGGTTTGGAGAACACATCAGCCACATTTGTTTCTGCAGTAGAGAATGCAGTCCCTGCAGGAACATTTCTCATGGCTGCCGTATTAAG AATTGAACAAGTTCACTTGAATAGAAAAGATGGCAAAGCCAAAGTGCTTGGAGTTCTGGCTTCTGTTGCAGGAGCCTCAGTCATAACCTTTTACAAGGGGCCAACTATATATGTTCCTCCAAGGACTTCACCTTCAGGCCAATCCCATATGCTCCTCTCGTTATTTGGAGATGCCAGGGAGAAGAACTGGACCTTTGGTTGCATTTGTGCTATAGGTCATTGCGTATGTTGGTTTAGCTGGATTGTCCTACAAGGACCTGTTTTGAAGAAGTACCCAGCTCGCCTCTCAGTCACCTCATTTACTCTCTTCTTTGGCATTCTGCAACTTTCAGCAATTGCAGCGTATGTAGAGAGAGACTCCCAAGAGTGGCAGATCCATTCCGGCAGTGCAATCTTGGGCATTCTCTACGTG GGAGTGGTGGCTTCAGCAATGTCTTATGCAATACAGCTATGGGCGATTGACAAGGGAGGACCGGTGTTTGTTTCAGTGTATATGCCTCTACAGACGTTACTCGTAGATATAATGGACTCGGTCATTATGGGTGCACAATTCTACTTGGGAGG CATTGTTGGAGCAGTGCTGATCGTAGCAGGACTATACCTTGTAGTGTGGGGAAAAAGCAAAGAGAGCAAATTTGGCAAAGAAATGAAGTTGAAAACTTCACCAGTGCCATTGAACATTGATAATCAGATTAAATATTattctgaagaagaaaaagaatctTCTCTCGTCCAACCATTGCTCCCTACCTCTTCAAAGTAG